The following are encoded in a window of Anoplopoma fimbria isolate UVic2021 breed Golden Eagle Sablefish chromosome 3, Afim_UVic_2022, whole genome shotgun sequence genomic DNA:
- the LOC129110790 gene encoding transcription factor JunD-like yields the protein METTLYPGTVNTSRVHSIYSHSTMMKKDINLNLDDHNSELKSNTEGLLNSPDLGLLKLTSPDLERLIIQSNGLVTAAGPASQFLYPKSASDEQEFAEGFVKALEDLHKQNQLSEAGCVSVDRLELLGSANAIVSGGLHASDLPVYTTLNGYAASPLGASSINYSTDSIPFPPPPSHLAGSQQQQAAAALSRLQSAGLVKDEPQTVPDMQSFGDSPPLSPIDMDNQERIKAERKKLRNRIAASKCRKRKLERISRLEDKVKNLKTQNTELASTASVLREQVAQLKQKVMNHVSSGCQLLPNQVQAY from the coding sequence ATGGAAACAACCCTCTACCCAGGCACCGTGAACACTTCGAGGGTCCACAGCATCTACTCCCACAGCACCATGATGAAGAAGGACATTAATCTGAACCTGGACGACCACAACTCCGAGCTCAAATCCAACACAGAGGGACTCCTCAACTCCCCGGATTTGGGGCTCTTGAAGCTGACCTCCCCGGACTTGGAGCGTCTTATCATCCAGTCAAACGGACTGGTCACCGCCGCCGGCCCGGCCTCCCAGTTCCTCTACCCGAAGTCCGCCAGTGACGAGCAGGAGTTCGCGGAAGGTTTCGTGAAGGCGCTGGAGGATCTCCACAAGCAGAACCAGCTGAGCGAAGCGGGGTGCGTGTCCGTGGACAGGCTGGAGCTCCTCGGATCCGCCAACGCAATCGTCTCCGGCGGACTTCATGCTTCAGACCTTCCTGTTTACACTACATTGAACGGCTATGCGGCCAGTCCACTCGGAGCCAGCTCCATCAACTACTCCACGGACAGCAtccccttccctcctcctccgtctcatCTGGCcggctctcagcagcagcaggcggcTGCGGCTCTCTCACGACTCCAGTCGGCTGGGTTGGTGAAGGACGAGCCTCAGACTGTACCAGACATGCAGAGCTTCGGGGACagccctcctctgtctcccatCGATATGGACAACCAGGAACGCATCAAGGCGGAGAGGAAAAAGCTGCGGAACCGGATAGCCGCCTCCAAATGCCGCAAGAGAAAACTGGAGAGGATCTCTCGGCTGGAGGACAAGGTGAAgaacctgaaaacacaaaacaccgAGCTGGCCTCCACAGCCAGCGTCCTCAGGGAGCAAGTGGCCCAGTTAAAGCAGAAGGTGATGAACCATGTCAGCAGTGGATGTCAGCTTTTACCAAACCAGGTGCAGGCTTATTAA
- the LOC129088978 gene encoding pyroglutamyl-peptidase 1-like: MANKKKVIVTGFEPFGKHAVNASWVAVQELERLGLGEAVDLHVCEIPVEYQAVQGLLPSLWKEHQPQLVVHVGVSGLATTVTLEQCGHNKGYKRLDNCSFCPASQCCMDSGPDCIHSVLDMDTVCERANNSDLEVTISVSKDAGRYLCDYTYYTSLYLGQGHSAFIHVPPLGKPYSSQELGRALQAVIQEMLKLLELDHKHNKQCNHTHQHQHEHI, from the exons ATGGCCAATAAGAAGAAAGTAATAGTAACAG GTTTTGAGCCTTTTGGAAAGCATGCAGTAAACGCCAGCTGGGTGGCAGTACAG GAACTGGAGCGATTGGGGTTGGGTGAAGCAGTAGACCTTCATGTGTGTGAGATTCCTGTTGAATACCAGGCTGTTCAGGGCCTACTGCCATCTCTGTGGAAAGAGCACCAGCCACAg CTGGTGGTCCATGTCGGTGTTTCCGGGTTAGCCACCACTGTCACTCTGGAGCAGTGCGGCCACAACAAGGGTTACAAACGCCTGGACAACTGCAGCTTCTGCCCAGCGTCCCAGTGCTGCATGGACAGCGGCCCCGACTGCATACACTCTGTACTGGACATGGATACAGTCTGCGAAAGGGCCAATAACTCCGACCTCGAGGTCACTATTTCTGTATCTAAGGATGCTGGAAG GTATCTGTGTGACTACACCTACTACACCTCTCTGTACTTGGGCCAGGGTCACTCTGCCTTCATCCATGTGCCTCCACTTGGAAAACCCTACAGCAGCCAGGAGCTGGGCAGAGCTCTTCAGGCCGTTATACAGGAGATGCTGAAACTGCTGGAACTGgatcacaaacacaacaagcaaTGCAATCACACACATCAACACCAGCATGAGCACATATGA